In Montipora foliosa isolate CH-2021 chromosome 9, ASM3666993v2, whole genome shotgun sequence, the DNA window cggaataggattacatggaatacaagttagaaatccttcgtttttacggagattcacattaaaaatgtcgaacacctgctaaaatgctattttaaacatatctttattatccttgttgcttcaaaacgccagacataccgttttgaattcatcacttcacgtattcttattccggaatacggtgaatcaaacgcaccctaagtcaatgatcgagggaatggatcgcgctccaaaggtattacaattttgctccattatctccaaattgaaacaaaattcatgatgagaaacaaaataattttttatcgctttatttattttaccaaaagttgcgACAAAATCCCaattgctaacccttttatttcaacggtgaaagctggtcgcaaattggtgactcctccatgtattttaatcacaaagggcaaaaattcagtcacaaatgcgattgtattggttgcaatttcgattacggatttaccgtaagcatgtaaatacattggacgggcttaattattagttttataacttttttaagttccgcataatccggtgtaatttccgcataatcaacacatgtttccgcataatatggccaaaaatttccgcataatctttatttttttttctgcatccaaTCAGAAGCCATGCTGAAAGGGGCAGTTTTTGAGATTTGAGAGGATGCAGAGGttgttaaggacagtgcctcctaattcaaaggtatttttgcccgtgtttatgattatgcgggaaatgtagatcttaacaagtgttattgaaatcaaagAGGAAAATTGGGGACGACCATGCAttcttcaaagataattcatggacaatatttgtaaagagctttacaatacaaagccatgtatggcgttctttctcaaattgaggcttacttatctctgaaaaatgcatggctactcccaattttctttttggataccaatagtacttactacTAAAAACATCCCTGTGTTAAtatgcatcaccgataggaaatctgagtatctcaagatgcgcagaacatatgcatattaacaatagtaggcaccgtccttaagcaaggTTAATTGGCTCATAGCTGATTACACCTGGCTGTAGTGTTGTACATCATCATCagacatggactgtatagcagCTGCCAGAGGTGCCTTATGTATGCTTTTGGCCTGACATGTGGGCTGcttattggccctgaaaagcccaaCGCGGAGTAGTCAATTAAgtatattattcttattattttcCCCTGTCCAGCTTTTGGACTACTTGGCATAAAGTCGATGAAAAGATCAACTTCTACGCCAAGACATagaaagaaaacttcaaataatacagaaaaaaaaaaacatttcggtCATATTAAATATTCCCTTGTCTGGGATATTACAAGAGCACCTAATTATGTCAGATTTCCTGACActtgcatttttagatggcatCTGAATTGCCCTGTCGTGTTGTTTACGATTGCTACCAAATTTAACAAATGATTTCAAACCTGTTGGTCAGAGTTTCTAGAACACGTCTTGATCTTGATCATACGCCGGTGGAGATGATAGTTCCACTTCAAAATTACTTTCCAATGTAATGGAATCATACTCTGGTGGCGGTGTTTGTGTATACGAATATGTAGTTCTCCTGGGAATTACTGATCGTTCTCTTATCGTCTGACCGTACAGTGAAATTTCTTCAGTTTCGTTCCTTGCAGATGAACACGAAACAGCATATTGTAATCGCGAGGGTTGTGTATAATTTCCTCGTGAAAATCTTCTTGATCGATATCGTTTTACACCGAGGTACGAGCAGTAGCCAACGAAAGCGAAGGAGATCAAACAACCAAAGACTGCTGCGGTTATAACAACAACACTGGAACCGAGATTTAATTTAACATGAAGGTTGTTAGCATCGTCATCGTTCACTGGACGAGGTGAAGGTTTGCATCGCCCGGATTCGCATTCTTCTCCTTCCGAACAGTCTTCATTGACCTCACAATAAAATGGAAGCTCGATGTCTCTCTTTTGACAGCGATGGAGGAAACATATCAGCCCATCGCTGCATGTCTCGTCGGAAACGCAACCGCCAGGACAATTCGACAATGGCTTACAAGAGCCTGAACAACAAATTACTTCAACGATCGCCGAAAAATTTCGTCTGCATTCCAAGTCTTGAGTGCAAGcagcaaatacaaaatattGAACCTTTGAAATATTCTGAAGAAGTGCCAAAAGCGTTAGCGATAACAAAATAGCTCTGCTGGGCATAATCTTTAAACCCTATTGCAGACTTACGTACGAAATGAAACATGCAAAGCTTGACACTAGATTAGAGCCCAGTCCATCTCACTCTCCAAATACCCGGCCACTTTGAAAGGCGTGTATTGTTACACGCCTCGTATCTTCAATGGATCCTCGTTTCCGGCCTTTCTGGAGAAATATTCAAATTGCCCGGCGACGCACTTGATTCGCAAGAAGGATATAGTGGCCCTTCCGGAGTTGaaaaaattttatattttacacAATTTTGTTTTATACTGCTTTCTTGGGAGCTTTTTTGGAGAGCAAATTATCAATGCAAAGTGAAAATATCTATCCACTTAATCGGTGGACGCCATTGATTTTAACACGTTTAATATTTCCATAACAAAATGAAACGACCAACAACTCTTTCGTGTGAAAGTGAtgatattgtttatttgttatgtCACACAAGATACTCCACTTGCTAAATAGATATTAATTCAATATTTAGACAACTGAATTTATCGGTGTTAAAATCGTTAGCGTCCTGTCACATGGAACTCGTGAAGTTTTCAAAACTAAAGCTTGATTCATTCATCGACCGTGGTCTATTGACAAAAAACTGTGGTTTTCAGTTGCCTAAATTTGGGCGACCGTAATTTTTTGCCAATATCAAAGCGCATATTTAATTTCGTACTGACGCTATGAAATAGCATCAGTTTTAAGATTATAAGACCAGTGGTTTGGGTTTTTCGTTTCAATCGTTTTATATTGAAAAGTCTGTGGGAATTAATCAACGAAATATAAATCACCATTCATGCGACCACTCTTTACTTAAAGTAAAGCAATACAGACAATACAGGAGCCTGACTATGATTTTGGACCGTCTACCAATATGGTTAACGGCTTTGACTGACAAAATTTACTTCAGAATAAGCGGATGGTGTTACTTCTCAAAGTAATAAAATTTATCAAATTTCGCTTTTTTTACCGTTCACTAGTAACTGCCTGTAACGAGAAATCATTCCTTTAGCTTCCTTTTCTAAAGTTGACTTCGCAGGCACCAaatgtattgaaaaaaaaaagaatcatgcAGAAGATCTGACATTTCctcaacaaaacattgctgctGTTGGCTCCGATATTAGgcagcttacgaaacgaggacggcgacggcaaaAAGGTCTTCATTTTAAAATGCGAGTTCGGGTTATTCAtttcactacgaaactatttcatgtcgtttcgcgttaaaaatgtgtagctGTAACTGTCGAGGagttaaactggtatgagtgagttggaagcgtagagagaactgaaaattcatcgtcatgtgcaaacgtcctccacagaaccttgaatttggttatttcacgtcatcatttaggagatgacggcaaagaaaatgtaccaaaatgtaaaacgcacgtgcagagcgttcAGAGCCATTCTTTTTGCTCACTACtgaacctattgttttgtagcgtcgtcgttgccgtcggcgtcgtcgtttcgtaagctccctactggTGAGAGGTCTCGACGGTCTGAATTGATTAttcttgttatttatttttttcaactgGGACTCACCAGTGGCCCAAAAGTCTCTTTTGCAGATTGACTAATGCGTTTGGCGTTTGTGCTGTATAGGTGATTTTTAACCATCAGTTATAGTCAATGTTTTAAATCTTTTATGGcggctttgttttttttttatattttaatcaCAAGATTGCCAGCTGATCTCCTATGCAACCGGCGACTGCCTCGGTAATCCAAAGACTTAACAAGGCTTTAAAAATGGTAGGAATAGAAGCACAAATATTTCTTAAACGGAATGACGTTACTTTTTCTCCGACGTCAAAATGATTCTCACCAACGGAATAACTTTTCAGTTAGCCTGTAAAAACTCaggcaaaaatgaaaaagctTCGATTACTGAATTGCgattcaaatttttttattgtgtCGATAAAGCTAGTTTTTCGCCTCCATAATATGGGGAGTTTTGAAATATGAaagatgaaataattatttccaACCCGAGTTTTGAAATTGCGTTTAGTGTATTCATAGTTAGTGGTGTATTTGAGGTATACGTATTTCCTCGGCGATCAGATGATAGACAAAACTCTGTTTCGGCGTTTCACCTGTCTTTCCGCAAGCCAAAATCTACAAAATTAACCATCAGTTATTGTTGCAATAAAATGTCACTGAGAATCTTTGATTCATAATCGGCAGAAACTTCCTCTTTTTATTGCCGCATCCCATTGAAGTCAACTGTAGTTTACTATTGAAGGCAACAAATGAAGAGGCTTTTCACTTCTTTCCGACGCGCAGCAATATTGTATTTCACCGAAATAAACACAGCTGTTCAGACTCAATACTTCTTTCCCTTCtcactctttttctttttcttcttcatcttcatcttcttcgTTAATGGGAGGTAAACCAGTCTCGATGAGAACAGAAATAAGCATACTTTGGTGCGACAAGGCATTAGTTTTCGCATTCTCAGACGATTTAGAAATGTCTTGCAATGCAGTACTTTGACTCTTCGCTTTTAACAGTGGCGACGACTTCTCATTTGCGATGAGAGCTGGTTCTATACCTAAGCTTTTTAACTTGCCTTTGGCCTCGCGAGACTTCATCGACCGTCGTTCGCTTTTCATCCTACTGAGGCAACAGCAGAACATACACGAGAACATAAGAACGCCAAAAATTGTAACAATTGCAAGAAGAGCTGGATTTAGAGGATTCAGAACGTCAGTCTTGCATGTTTCGTTACGACATTGCGCATTCAAACGCGAACAGTCTGAATCGCTTTTACACAATTTCGACGCACCATTTCCTTTCACAATTGATTCATTGTTACAAGAATAACGCAGTGAACACTCGCAATAACCGCCAACGCAACTCACTCTCCGCGAGCCATAAGTACAGTCACTGTCGTTTGCGCACTCGTCGTTACAATTACCTACAGCCACACAAACGGGACCACAACATGCTTTTTGGTTCGCACACTTGCCAACCTCAGAGCAATTTAAATACAAGCCCGATCTGGCTCTGCTCAAAGTCAACAGGAGCGCTAAGGCTGTTGCCTCGATGGTAACCATCATTTTGTAATATTGAAAAGTCCATCGCTGAGTTATCGGCATTGAGATATTATTCGAATTGGTAAACACACGCGTGCTCTTTGCTCACTTTACACACTACAGCGCGACAAGTAGCGGTTTTTACGTCGCGCAGGTGTTAATAGCTGGAGATAATAgatatgcaaataacaatagACTCATCAATCAGTACTGTTCAACTGTGGAAACGAGTCGATATTCTTCAATGAGAGTCTTGAATAGCGTGCTAATGTTAGGTTGAGTGTACAGTCATTTTCGGTCGCCAAATTGAAAAAGGGAAGCAAACTTTATATTGCGATGAGCCAAAGATTGTGAAACTCATAATCGATGCATTCGTGACGTGCTTCACGTGAGCATCTCAAAGCACGCACATTTtcgaaacattttaaaagaaaacatatTTTGTCGCGTGTTGCATTTCAAttcaaaaactttaaaaagtcaCGTCTCATCGTTCCTTCAGACTTAAAGAAATAATCAGAGAACAACAAcgtttcaaaatttcctcaacATTATTATCAAATACAAATATTTAATGTCACGATCCTATAAATACTGCGTTAACAATATATCAATAACACGCATCAACAGCTAGACAACAAGTTACTCTGCGTGTGAGCTTGTGCGCTTCTCGAACGAGACGATCGAATCCCATCTCCATTCAAAAGATTTTTGTGGCGATGGGATTAAATTTCCTTGATTCTTGTGAGTAGCACTGATGGTTGGAAGGTATGCCACATATCCGTAATATCGCGTGAAGTAAACAACacaatgttttcattttttcagaCAAAACATTACTAGTATTTCCCCACATTTCCATTTGTTTtcgaaaacaaactgtttaactaAATGTTCCTGTTTGGTTTTCTGACAGTTGACCTAGAAAAATCCTAAGACATTCAAGTTACATGATTGGAAACACACGACTGCTCCGTGTACCAAATTCAAGGAGAGTTCATTAAAAGTTAGAGAAAAGGGACGTGACTGGGAGGAGTTTACTTATCGATAACCGGGCATTAAGGGTGTTTCCATTTTCTATCTCCATAAACAAACTATTTGCCCTCAAATCACCCAGAGCCAGAAGATGATAGACATGAGCCACACGTCACACATTCCCCAATGAGGAAGTGTTCTCTTTTACTAGTTACTCACAAGGACCTTGTTCCAACTTGAGGTGatcgcaaaaaaaaattctatatTTTTAGCTGTCGAGGTATCTTTTGATCGTTATGGCTCACGATTTATGACAATAGCTTCAAAAAATAACCTGCCACTCGAGAACGAATTGGCCTATTGCGACATTCGTTCCTGTCCCAAGGAGGGCAGACAgcaagagaccctgggaacaaagGAAATGGGTATTTCCTAAACACCCACGTGACTAGGGACTATTCTACAAGAGCTGATATGACTTTCTTAATTGCctttatagggaagatatctgtttacaaacattgcttttgttactcaaatatgccaaccacaggaacaaaagaccctttgtttcgacagccaatgaggctctagTTGGTACGTTCATGACagtaggtgacgtcaacgatattttccctattgttttatttcattttaattcAGCAGTTTGTAGATTAGCGGCAATAACTTGCTAAGGAAATATTTGTGCAGGAGCCAAGAGTAGTACATCAGAATGATCCAGAGGTAAACAAAGGTCGGCCCCACTGGCAAGTTCATCCACCCGTCCAGAGCGAGCGAGGGGAG includes these proteins:
- the LOC137971019 gene encoding uncharacterized protein, which gives rise to MPSRAILLSLTLLALLQNISKVQYFVFAACTQDLECRRNFSAIVEVICCSGSCKPLSNCPGGCVSDETCSDGLICFLHRCQKRDIELPFYCEVNEDCSEGEECESGRCKPSPRPVNDDDANNLHVKLNLGSSVVVITAAVFGCLISFAFVGYCSYLGVKRYRSRRFSRGNYTQPSRLQYAVSCSSARNETEEISLYGQTIRERSVIPRRTTYSYTQTPPPEYDSITLESNFEVELSSPPAYDQDQDVF